Proteins encoded together in one Epinephelus moara isolate mb chromosome 2, YSFRI_EMoa_1.0, whole genome shotgun sequence window:
- the LOC126404782 gene encoding olfactory receptor 52B2-like, which produces MRQQPKEDGMIMYSNASAGEFLTLAPLGLSATHVYPAFVFGALTYFIIVFCNMLVLTTIAVSKKLHKPMFILLFNLPISDMLGATAFFPQLLLSIVTQNRVISYPACITQGFLIHFYGTGNLLILTAMAYDRYIAICCPLRYNTIMSQNNLIRIIIAIWFLNFSLMFTLFVLLVRFKVCRTNIVDLYCNNPSLVKLVCEDTRLNNYYGIVLVVLGGPLLILIYTYAQILHTCVMTNHTDARRKAIQTCGTHLVVFLILQINTAFTLIAHRIESASPFIRRALGVSILIFPPFLDPIIYGLKTAELKQSILLYLKRKACSTKL; this is translated from the exons aTGAGGCAACAACCTAAAGAAGACGGTATGATTATGTATTCAAATGCATCTGCTGGGGAATTTCTAACACTGGCACCATTGGGTTTATCTGCTACACATGTTTATCCAGCGTTTGTATTTGGTGCacttacttattttattattgtattttgcAACATGTTGGTTTTAACAACTATTGCTGTGAGTAAAAAGCTACACAAGCCCATGTTTATCCTGCTGTTCAACTTGCCCATTAGTGACATGTTGGGTGCTAcagctttttttcctcagctTCTGCTCAGCATTGTGACACAGAACAGGGTGATTTCATATCCTGCATGTATTACTCAGGGTTTTCTGATTCACTTTTATGGTACAGGAAACCTGCTGATCTTGACTGCCATGGCATATGACAGATACATTGCTATATGTTGTCCTTTAAGGTATAATACCATCATGAgtcaaaataatttaatcagaATTATCATTGCAATATGGTTCCTTAATTTTTCATTGATGTTtacattgtttgttttacttgtgCGGTTTAAAGTTTGCAGGACAAATATAGTGGATTTGTACTGTAACAATCCATCATTAGTGAAACTGGTCTGTGAGGACACCAGATTGAACAACTACTATGGAAT TGTGCTTGTGGTTTTGGGTGGACCACTGTTGATATTAATATACACATATGCACAGATCTTGCATACATGTGTCATGACTAATCATACAGATGCCCGGAGAAAAGCCATTCAAAC ATGTGGTACACATTTAgttgttttcttaattttacAAATCAATACTGCCTTTACACTCATTGCTCATCGTATTGAGAGTGCATCCCCTTTCATTAGAAGAGCTCTTGGTGTGTCAATTTTAATATTTCCCCCTTTTTTGGACCCAATTATATATGGACTGAAAACTGCAGAACTAAAGCAGAGCATATTATTGTACCTAAAAAGAAAGGCTTGTTCGACCAAGTTGTAA